Within Paeniglutamicibacter psychrophenolicus, the genomic segment GGCGCGCGAGGACTCGACCAGGTGGGCGTCGGCCCCTGCCGCGGTGCGCAGGTCAAGGGCCTTGCGGAAACGGTTGGCCGCGGCCAGCAGGTCCCCGGACTCCACGTAGGCGAAGCCCAGGTGCTGCTGCAGGATGGCCTCGTGCTCGGTGTCCTTGAACTCCCTCAGCAGCGCGCGCAGGCGGTTGATGGCCCTGGGCGCGTCGCCCGAGGCACGGGTCAGCGAAGTGTCAAGCACGCGCATGGCGAAGTCCTGCGGGTCGCTCAGGCGGGTCTCGGCGACCAGTTCGCTGGCGGCGCGCAGCTCGCCCTTGGCCAGCAGCACCACGACCTGCCAGGCGGCGGATCCGGTGCGCAGGGTTTCCTCGGCCAGGGCCGCGTCGGAAATCTCGTGGCGCATCAGCGACGGGTTCAACCGCACCCCGGGGATGCCCGATTCGATGTTTTGGCGCGGGGCGCTGTCCAGTCCCCCGACGGGTACCTGCAGCAGCGCCTGGGTGTGGGTCAGGTCCCGATCCGGTGCGGTGATCATTGTGCAATCTCCTGGTAGGCGGCGAACAAGAGGGAAGTGTCGGGCACATCGAGCATGCGCGGGCTGCCGATGCCATCGAGCACCACGAAGCGCAACAGGTCTCCGCGGGTTTTCTTGTCCCGGCGCATCCCGTCGAGCAGGGCCTGCCAGCGGTCCCCGCGGTAGGTGGTGGGCAGTCCCAGGGACTTCAGGATGTCCAGGTGGCGGTCGGCGACCGCATCCGAGGTGCGTCCCACGCTGCGGCCCAGTTCGGCGGCGAAGGCCATGCCGATGGACACCGCCGCGCCGTGGCGCATCGAGTAGCGCTCGACCAGCTCGATGGCGTGCGCCAGGGTGTGCCCGTAGTTCAGGTATTCGCGCTCCCCGGATTCCCGCAGGTCGTTGGAGACGACCTTGGCCTTGACGATGATGGCTCGTTCGATCAACTCGCGCAGGCGGGCGGAGGTGGCGTCGGTGGCGTCGGCCGGGTCTTCCTCGATGAGCTCGAGGATGCGCTCGTCGGCAATGAAGCCGCACTTGACGACCTCGGCCATGCCGGTGACCAGCTCGTTCTTCGGCAGCGTGGCCAGGGTGTCCAGGTCCACCAACACGCCGGCGGGCGGGTGGAAGGCGCCGACGAGGTTCTTGCCCTCGGCGGTATTGATGCCTGTCTTGCCGCCGACCGCGGCATCGACCATGCCCAGCAGCGAGGTGGGGATGTGGATGACCTTGGTTCCGCGCAGCCAGGTGGCGGCGACGAATCCGGCCAGGTCGGTCACGGCCCCGCCGCCCACCGCGACGATGGCGTCCGAGCGGGTGAAGTCGTTCTTGCCCAGCACCTGCCAGCAGAAGGAGGCGACCTCGATGTGCTTGCCCTCTTCGGCGTCGGGGATCTCGGCGACCATCGCGGCGTAGCCGGCGGCCTCGAGGTCGGCCTTGACGATGTCGCCGGTGGCGCGCAGGGCGCGCGGGTGGATGATCAGCACCTTCTTGACGCGCTCGCCCAGCAGGCCGGGCAGGCGCCCTAGCAGGCCGTTGCCGACGATCACCTCGTAGTTCTCGGCAGGAGCCGATCCGGTGACGTTGATCGTCGTGGGTGCGGGGTTCATCGTTGGATCCTCCATGTGCTGCGTGGCGCGCCGGGCCCCGGCACCGACCGGGTCGGTGCGGTTGGGGGCTTGGGCGCGTGGGTGAATACGCGTCAACCGATTCTTCGCCGGTGACCAATTAGCCGTGCGGCGGGCGCGCGGATGCGTCCGTTGCTTGGCTTAAGCCTACGCGTTTGGGCGTCCGAGTTGGGGTTTCAGTGTCCGGCATCACGGTATGCGGTGAGGATCGCCTCGGCGATTTGTGCCGCGGTCCTCCCCCGGGTGTCGATGCGCAGCGTCGCTGTCGCCTCGTAGAGTTCGCTGCGTTCGGCGAAGATCCGGCTCCATGATTCAAGCGGGGTGGCGCCGAGCAGCGGACGGGTGGTGTCGGCGCCGATGCGCGGGCCGACGGTGGCCGCATCGGTCAGCAGGTACACCGCGAAGCCCGTGGCGATCAGGTCCCGGTTCCCGGCCGCGAGCACCGAGCCTCCCCCGGTGGCAACGACCGCAGGGGCGCACCGGTCGGCCGGGGCGGGGATGCCGGGCGCAGCCTTGGCGTGCGCAGCCTTGGCGTGCGGGCGCACGGCATCGGCCAGCGCCTGGGACTCGAAGCGGCGGAATCCGGCCTCCCCGTGGGCGGCGAAGATCTCGGGGATCGTGCCGTGGGCAGCAACGACGCGGGCGTCGGTGTCGATCAGGGTGGTTCCCAGCAGGCGCGCCAGGATCGCCCCGACCGCACTCTTGCCGCTTGCCATCGGCCCGATCAAGAAGATCGGCGTGCTCATGGGGTGCGGACCGACCCCAGGTTCTGCGGGATGGCCCCGAGGTAGTTTTCCACGTTGCGCTTGACCTCGGTGATCGAGTCGCCGCCGAACTTCTCCAGCATGGCCTGGGCCAGCACCAGGGCGACCATGGCCTCGGCGACGACGCCGGCGGCCGGAACGGCACAGACGTCCGAACGCTGGTGGTGCGCCGTGGTGGCCTCGCCGGTGGCGGTGTCGATGGTGCGCAGGGCGCGCGGGACGGTGGCGATCGGCTTCATGGCCGCGCGCACGCGCAGCACACCCCCGATGCTCATGCCGCCCTCGATGCCGCCGGCCTTGTTTCCGGAGCGGTCGATGACCCCGTCCTCGCCGCGCACGATCTCGTCGTGGGCGGCCGAGCCGCGGCGCGAGGCGGTGAGGAAGCCATCTCCCACCTCCACGCCCTTGATGGCCTGGATGCCCATCAGCGCACCGGCAAGGCGCGCGTCGAGGCGGCGGTCCCAGTGCACGTAGGAGCCCAGCCCGGGGGGAAGGTTGTAGGCAAGCACCTCGACGATGCCGCCGAGGGTCTCACCCTCCTTGTGGGCGGCGTCGACCTCGGCGACCATGGCCGCGGAGGTCTCGGAGTCGAAGCAGCGCAGCGGGTCGGCGTCAAGGGCCCGCACGTCTGCGGCGGTGGGCAGCGCGGAATTCTCCGGGGAGGCAACGGTGCCGACCGAGACGGTGTGGGAGACCAGCTGGACGCCGAGCTGGGCCAGGAAGTTTGCTGCCACCGAGCCCAGGGCGACGCGGGCGGCGGTTTCGCGGGCGGACGCGCGCTCGAGGACCGGGCGGGCGTCGTCGAACCCGTATTTCTGCATGCCGGTGAAATCGGCGTGGCCCGGGCGCGGGCGGGTCAGCGGCGCGTTGCGCGCCATCGATGCCAGTTCCTCGGCGTCAACGGCGTCGGGGTTCATGACCTTTTCCCACTTGGGCCACTCGGTGTTGCCGACCTCGATGGCCACCGGTCCGCCCTGTGTGAGCCCGTGGCGGACCCCGCCGATGAAGGACACCGCATCCTGCTCGAACTTCATCCTCGCGCCGCGGCCATAGCCGAGGCGGCGGCGTGCCAAGGCATCGCGCACATCCTGTGAAGAGATGGCAATGCCCGCGGGCAGTCCCTCGATAATTCCAACCAATGCGGGGCCGTGTGATTCGCCCGCCGTCAACCAACGCAACATGCACTCCATCTTGCCATGTCCCGGGGCCGTGATCAGGGCCGGGACAGCCCCACTGCGTCGCACATCACATTTGTGACGTGCTCCCAGTCCGCATGCTGGACACCGGAAAAGAGCTTGACCTGCTCCACTCCCTGGTAGAGCAGCATCGAGAGCCCGGAGACGACGGTGCCGCCCGCACGCTCCCAGGCGGTGGCGAGCACCGATGGCCATGGGTCGTAGGCGACATCCAGCAGCACGGCGCCGGGGGCCAGGGCGCCGGTCGCCGGGCTTCGTTCCGGGCCCAGGCCCAGCGGGGCCACCAGCTCGTCGGCGGCGTGCGCCGGGAGCGTGGAGATGACCGCCTCGTAGTGCGCCAGCCGCTGCCCGGCGACGGTGCTGTCGATCGCTTCGCATCCCAGCCCCAGGGCTTGGGCCAGGTCCAGGGCGGCGGCGGCGCGTTGCGGGTTGCGCACCACCAGATCCACCTGGGTGTGCCCGAGCTCGGCGCAGGCCTCCAGCGCGGCCAGCGCGGTGTTCCCGGCACCCAGGATCGCGGCGCGGCGCACCCGGCCCGGCGTGTCGCCGTGGCGGCGCGCGGGAAGCACCCCGGACATCGCCCCGACGATCCCGTCGACGTCGGTGTTGTGCCCGTACAGGTGCACGGCCCCGCCACGGTGCTGGACCACCACGGTGTTCAGTGCCCCGAGACGCTGCACGCGCTCGGAAAGTTCGTCCAGGTGCGGGATCAGCGCGTCCTTCAGCGGCATGGTCACCGAGACCCCGACCCAGCCCGGTTCGGTGCGCAGGCGCTGGGCGAAGGCCGCCGCCTGCCCGGGGAGCGTGTCGATCGCGGTGTATTCGATGTCCACGCCCAGGGCCCGGTAGGCGCTGGAGTGCAGCAGCGGGGAACGCGAATGGGAGATCGGGTGGCCGAGCACCGCCGCGCGGCGCGTCGCGGTCACTTGCACACGTCCGTGTTGGCGGCGCACCAGGAACGGAATTCGTTCTGGTACACGCGGTGTTCGGCGTAGGTCCTGGCGAACTTCGTTTCGCCGGTGTTGGTGTTCACGGTGACCCAGTAGTAGTAGTCGTTGGGCGTCGGGTTGGCCGCGGCCTTGATGGCCGGGTCCCCTGGGGAGCCGATGGGGGTCGGCGGCAGTCCCTTGTGCTCGTAGGTGTTGTACGGGTTGCCCGCGTCGACCTTCTCCGCCCCGCTGATCTGCAGGGTGTAGCGGTCCAGCCCGTAGATGACGGCCGAGTCGACCTGCAGCAGGCCGTTGGTCTCGGTGTTGTTGGGGTGCAGGCGGTTTTCCAGCGCCCCGGCCACGGTGGCGTAGTCGTCCTTGCGGGCCTCGGCCTGCAGGATCGAGGCGACCTTGAGCACGTGGTATTGCTGCTCCGGGTCGGTGATGCCGTTGGCCTTCAGCGTCTTGGCGGTGGCATCGACCATGGCCTTGAGCACCGTCTTGGCGTCGGCGTCCAGCGGGAAGCGGTATTCGCCCGGGTGCAGGTAGCCCTCGAGGTTTGAGGCCCCGGACTTGATGCCGAAGGCCTTGGGGTCCTCGGACAGGGCTTGGAGGTCCTCGAGTTTCAGGCCGGTGGACTTGGAGATTTCCTCGAGCACGCCGGACAGGCGGGTGTTTTGCTTGATGGCCACGTAGGAGACCTTGGCGGCGGGTTCGCCGATCAGGATCGTGGCGGCATCCAGGGCGGGCATCTCCTGGCGCAGGTCGTAGGTCCCGGGGTGGATTTCGCGGTTTTCGGCATCCACCAGCTGGATGGCCTCGAGGAACAGCTTGTCGCTGGCGACGATGTCACGGTTTTCAAGTTCGCGCCCGATTTGCTTCGGGCCCCAGCCGGACTTGACCTCGAAGGAAACGGCCGCGCCTCCGGGTGCCGGGAAGTCCTGGGGATTCAGGCGTTCCATGAGTCCCTGCAGGAAGAGAACGACGCCGAAGATGACGGCGCAGAAGCCCAGCAGCACCACCAGCACGACCCAGTTGCGTCGGCGGCGGCGGGTCTTGCGCGCCTTCGGGTCGGCCGCAATGGTGGTCAGGAACAGGTTTTCGCGTTCCAGCGACTCGTCGGGTTCCACCGGGTAGCCGCCGGTGCCATCGTAGTGGGCCGCGGGCAGGTGTCCAGCTTCGGGGTACCCAACGTCCTGGTGGCCGGCGTCGTAGTGGTCGGCGTCTTGATAGCCAACGTGGTGGGGATCGATGACGTGTTGGTCTGTGCCGTCGATTTCCACGCCGTGTGCCGGGGCGGATGCCTCGGGGTAGGTGTGGGGGTCCTCGTGGACCGCCTGCTGCGTTTCGACCCCGGCACTGTAGTCACCCGGGACCTGCAGGCGTTCGGGGTCGGGGGCCGGGTATGCGGGACCGGCCGCGTCGGCCTGGTCCCGGCGCGCTTCCCGGGTCTCCTGCTTCTGCACCCTCGGCGGGATGGCGGGGTGGGCGGGGGGCCCCTGGGCACCGGGCGCGGACAGTGCCTGGGCCTGGGTTGCCACGGGATCCACTGCTGCTTCGGTGGCACCGGTACGGTGCTGCGACGCGTCCTGGTCGAACGGGCCGGCGGCGGCTGCGCCGAGGGCCGGGACGATGGGTTTCCCGGTGGGCGGCGCCACGTGCGATGAATCGGGGGTGATGGCGCTTCGGGCCGCGGCGGACCTGTCACGCAACGGTGCGGCGTTGGCCCGCAGCGTCTGGCGCACGCGCTCGGCGGCGGCGCGCTGGGCCTCGATGGCTTCCTTGCGTGCCCGCTGCGCGCTTTGGGTCCGTGCCCGTTGGGCGGCGTCCAGCGCCTTGGTGCGTTCGGCGGCCGCGGTCCGGGCGCGTTCCTCCGCAAGGACCTGGGCCGCTGCGGCGGCCCTCGCTGCCTCTTCGCTGGCTGCGGTTGCGGCCGGCAACTCCAGGTTGTTCTCCTGCAACGCCGTGACGGTGTCGGCCGGGGCTTGGTGCCCCGAGGCGGGCGCGGCATGATGGTGGGCCGTGCCGTGGCGTTCGGGCAGTGGTTCGCCGGCGGGGTCGCCGGCGGGGTCGCCGCCGGGAGCGGTTGCCGCCGCGGTGTCGGGGCCGGCGGACGAATCCCCCGCGGCCGGAGCCTGGGCCCCGGCGCGTTGGCGCTCGGCATCCTCGCGCGCGGCGCGGGCGGCACGCCGGGGTGAAATCCCGGGTTCGTGGCGCGGAGAATCGTTGGACGATTCGTGTGTCATGCGGTTTTCTCCCATGCCCGCAGGCAACGTAGTAGCCGAGGGGCGACGCAGGCCCGTGTCTTCAGCCGAATGAGATGTTATGCGATCGTAACCCAAAGCGGGGTCTCCGGGCAGCACCCCGGGGGCAGCGCGGCGTGCGCTCCCCCGGTCCGCGCCGGTGGTTTGCCCCGGTTCAGCTGCCATCGCCCGGCCCGAAGGTTCGGCCGTCGGCAAGTTGTCCGGGCGAGTGCTGCCCGTTGCGGCGCATTTCAAGCACTTGCTGGAGAATCTCCACGGCGGCGACCTGGTCGACCACCGCCCGGTGCTTGCGCCCGTCCAGACCGGCTTCGTGCAGGGCGCGGTGCGCGCTGACGGTGGTCAGGCGCTCATCGACCAGCCTGACTTCCGCGACCACGTGGGCTCGGGACAGGGCGTTAGCCAAGTCGCGTGCATAATCGCGGGCCATGGTGGTGGAGGCGGTTTCCCCGCCGGACATCGACCGTGGCAGCCCGACAAAGATCT encodes:
- a CDS encoding tetratricopeptide repeat protein yields the protein MITAPDRDLTHTQALLQVPVGGLDSAPRQNIESGIPGVRLNPSLMRHEISDAALAEETLRTGSAAWQVVVLLAKGELRAASELVAETRLSDPQDFAMRVLDTSLTRASGDAPRAINRLRALLREFKDTEHEAILQQHLGFAYVESGDLLAAANRFRKALDLRTAAGADAHLVESSRACLASVLEHTGAGSAQPAHQHPGQ
- the aroB gene encoding 3-dehydroquinate synthase codes for the protein MNPAPTTINVTGSAPAENYEVIVGNGLLGRLPGLLGERVKKVLIIHPRALRATGDIVKADLEAAGYAAMVAEIPDAEEGKHIEVASFCWQVLGKNDFTRSDAIVAVGGGAVTDLAGFVAATWLRGTKVIHIPTSLLGMVDAAVGGKTGINTAEGKNLVGAFHPPAGVLVDLDTLATLPKNELVTGMAEVVKCGFIADERILELIEEDPADATDATSARLRELIERAIIVKAKVVSNDLRESGEREYLNYGHTLAHAIELVERYSMRHGAAVSIGMAFAAELGRSVGRTSDAVADRHLDILKSLGLPTTYRGDRWQALLDGMRRDKKTRGDLLRFVVLDGIGSPRMLDVPDTSLLFAAYQEIAQ
- a CDS encoding shikimate kinase; protein product: MSTPIFLIGPMASGKSAVGAILARLLGTTLIDTDARVVAAHGTIPEIFAAHGEAGFRRFESQALADAVRPHAKAAHAKAAPGIPAPADRCAPAVVATGGGSVLAAGNRDLIATGFAVYLLTDAATVGPRIGADTTRPLLGATPLESWSRIFAERSELYEATATLRIDTRGRTAAQIAEAILTAYRDAGH
- the aroC gene encoding chorismate synthase, with amino-acid sequence MLRWLTAGESHGPALVGIIEGLPAGIAISSQDVRDALARRRLGYGRGARMKFEQDAVSFIGGVRHGLTQGGPVAIEVGNTEWPKWEKVMNPDAVDAEELASMARNAPLTRPRPGHADFTGMQKYGFDDARPVLERASARETAARVALGSVAANFLAQLGVQLVSHTVSVGTVASPENSALPTAADVRALDADPLRCFDSETSAAMVAEVDAAHKEGETLGGIVEVLAYNLPPGLGSYVHWDRRLDARLAGALMGIQAIKGVEVGDGFLTASRRGSAAHDEIVRGEDGVIDRSGNKAGGIEGGMSIGGVLRVRAAMKPIATVPRALRTIDTATGEATTAHHQRSDVCAVPAAGVVAEAMVALVLAQAMLEKFGGDSITEVKRNVENYLGAIPQNLGSVRTP
- a CDS encoding shikimate dehydrogenase family protein — protein: MTATRRAAVLGHPISHSRSPLLHSSAYRALGVDIEYTAIDTLPGQAAAFAQRLRTEPGWVGVSVTMPLKDALIPHLDELSERVQRLGALNTVVVQHRGGAVHLYGHNTDVDGIVGAMSGVLPARRHGDTPGRVRRAAILGAGNTALAALEACAELGHTQVDLVVRNPQRAAAALDLAQALGLGCEAIDSTVAGQRLAHYEAVISTLPAHAADELVAPLGLGPERSPATGALAPGAVLLDVAYDPWPSVLATAWERAGGTVVSGLSMLLYQGVEQVKLFSGVQHADWEHVTNVMCDAVGLSRP
- the mltG gene encoding endolytic transglycosylase MltG, whose product is MTHESSNDSPRHEPGISPRRAARAAREDAERQRAGAQAPAAGDSSAGPDTAAATAPGGDPAGDPAGEPLPERHGTAHHHAAPASGHQAPADTVTALQENNLELPAATAASEEAARAAAAAQVLAEERARTAAAERTKALDAAQRARTQSAQRARKEAIEAQRAAAERVRQTLRANAAPLRDRSAAARSAITPDSSHVAPPTGKPIVPALGAAAAGPFDQDASQHRTGATEAAVDPVATQAQALSAPGAQGPPAHPAIPPRVQKQETREARRDQADAAGPAYPAPDPERLQVPGDYSAGVETQQAVHEDPHTYPEASAPAHGVEIDGTDQHVIDPHHVGYQDADHYDAGHQDVGYPEAGHLPAAHYDGTGGYPVEPDESLERENLFLTTIAADPKARKTRRRRRNWVVLVVLLGFCAVIFGVVLFLQGLMERLNPQDFPAPGGAAVSFEVKSGWGPKQIGRELENRDIVASDKLFLEAIQLVDAENREIHPGTYDLRQEMPALDAATILIGEPAAKVSYVAIKQNTRLSGVLEEISKSTGLKLEDLQALSEDPKAFGIKSGASNLEGYLHPGEYRFPLDADAKTVLKAMVDATAKTLKANGITDPEQQYHVLKVASILQAEARKDDYATVAGALENRLHPNNTETNGLLQVDSAVIYGLDRYTLQISGAEKVDAGNPYNTYEHKGLPPTPIGSPGDPAIKAAANPTPNDYYYWVTVNTNTGETKFARTYAEHRVYQNEFRSWCAANTDVCK
- the ruvX gene encoding Holliday junction resolvase RuvX; this encodes MPGETTHSGVAGVLLGVDVGMARVGVAASDRNGLLATPVKTLKRDLKKASDISVLVKLAAEREVAQIFVGLPRSMSGGETASTTMARDYARDLANALSRAHVVAEVRLVDERLTTVSAHRALHEAGLDGRKHRAVVDQVAAVEILQQVLEMRRNGQHSPGQLADGRTFGPGDGS